In one Gopherus evgoodei ecotype Sinaloan lineage chromosome 1, rGopEvg1_v1.p, whole genome shotgun sequence genomic region, the following are encoded:
- the LOC115648128 gene encoding olfactory receptor 51G2-like, with translation MEQPQHTMPLANSSFYQPSTFLLTGFPGLEANHHWISIPFCVFYLIGLSGNCLILIIIKKTQSLHKPMYYFLSMLAMTDLGLALCTLPTTLGIFWFKIRKIEFNACLTQMYFIHILSVMESSVLLAMAFDRFIAISNPLRYSSILTESTIIKTGLAIVSRAVISLLPIPFLLKRLTYCGDNVLSHSFCFHPDIMKLACADIKVNILYGLIVILSTVGVDFVFIVLSYVLILKTVVSLTTKEKCLKALNTCVSHICAVLIFFIPMIGLSVLHRCGNNVPPMLNTVVAYIYLIVPPVLNPIIYSVKSKLIRRAMLRTLWWKMSQCDRLSPSGFLENSSDLFCQVKSKGLARR, from the coding sequence ATGGAGCAGCCTCAGCACACCATGCCACTTGCCAATTCCTCCTTCTATCAGCCTTCCACCTTCCTCCTGACGGGTTTTCCGGGACTGGAAGCCAATCACCACTGGATCTCCATCCCTTTCTGTGTGTTCTATCTCATCGGCCTTTCAGGGAACTGTCTGATCCTGATCATCATCAAGAAGACCCAAAGTCTTCATAAGCCTATGTACTACTTCCTTTCCATGCTGGCCATGACAGACCTGGGCTTGGCTTTGTGCACCCTTCCTACCACACTGGGCATCTTTTGGTTTAAGATCAGAAAAATTGAGTTCAATGCCTGTCTCACCCAAATGTATTTTATCCACATACTATCAGTGATGGAATCCTCGGTGCTCCTGGCCATGGCCTTTGATCGTTTCATTGCTATCTCCAACCCTCTGAGATATTCGTCCATCTTGACCGAGTCAACCATCATCAAAACAGGGCTGGCGATTGTTTCAAGAGCTGTGATCTCCCTCCTCCCAATACCCTTTCTGCTAAAGAGGTTAACCTACTGTGGGGACAATGTGCTTTCCCACTCATTTTGCTTTCACCCTGATATCATGAAGCTGGCCTGCGCAGATATAAAAGTCAACATCCTGTATGGTTTAATTGTCATTCTTTCAACGGTGGGTGTGGATTTTGTGTTCATTGTGCTATCATATGTTCTGATCCTTAAGACTGTGGTCAGCCTCACAACCAAGGAAAAATGTCTCAAGGCTTTGAACACATGTGTGTCTCATATCTGTGCCGTCCTAATCTTCTTCATCCCAATGATTGGACTGTCTGTTCTCCATCGATGTGGTAACAATGTTCCGCCTATGCTTAACACTGTGGTGGCCTATATCTACCTTATTGTGCCCCCTGTCTTAAATCCTATAATATACAGTGTCAAATCCAAACTGATCCGCCGAGCCATGCTCAGAACACTGTGGTGGAAAATGAGTCAATGTGACAGACTTTCACCGTCAGGTTTCCTGGAAAATTCAAGTGACTTGTTTTGTCAGGTTAAATCAAAGGGCTTGGCCAGAAGATGA